From the genome of Bradyrhizobium sp. ORS 278:
TTGGGTCTCGACCGTGGAGGCGATGCCACGCGACCTCGACGTGTCGTTCCTCGCCGTCGACGAGATCCAGATCGCGTCCGATCTCGAGCGCGGCCACGTCTTCACCGACCGCATCCTCAACCGTCGCGGCCGCGACGAGACGCTGCTGCTCGGCGCTGCGACGATGCGCCCGATCATCGAGCGGCTGTTGCCTGGCGCCTCGATGGTGACGCGGCCGAGATTGTCGCAGCTCGAATTCGCCGGCGACCGCAAGATCACGCGACAGCCGCGGCGGACCGCGATCGTCGCCTTCTCGGCCGACGAGGTCTATGCGATCGCGGAGCTGATCCGCCGCCAGCATGGCGGGGCGGCCGTCGTGCTCGGCTCATTGTCGCCGCGGACACGCAACGCGCAGGTCGCGATGTTCCAGAATGGCGACGTCGATTATCTCGTCGCGACCGACGCGATCGGCATGGGCCTCAACCTCGATGTCGATCACGTCGCTTTTGCCTCGGATCGCAAATATGACGGCTATCAGTTCCGCCGCCTGACGCCGTCGGAGTTTGCCCAGATCGCGGGCCGCGCCGGGCGCGCGACGCGCAACGGGACCTTCGGCACCACCGGGCGTTGTGCGCCGTTCGAGCCCGAGCTGGTCAACGCGCTTCAGAACCACACCTTCGACAGCGTGAAGATGCTGCAATGGCGCAATTCGAAGCTGGATTTCGCCTCCCTCAGCGCGCTGCAGGTGTCGCTGGCGCTGGCGCCGGGGCACGAGGTGCTGACGCGGGCGCCGATCGCCGAGGATCTGCGCGTGCTCGACCACGCCGCGCGCGACGCCGAGGTGCGCGACATGGCGCATGGCGCCGCTGCGGTCGAGCGCCTCTGGGAAACCTGCCAGATTCCCGATTATCGCCGGCTGTCACCGGCCGCCCATGCCGAGCTCGTCACCACGGTGTTCGGCTTCCTGATGCAGAAGGGTCGGATCCCGGACGCCTGGTATGCCGCGCAAGTCGACCAAGCCGACCGAACCGATGGCGACATCGACACGCTGTCAGGCCGAATTGCACAAATTCGCACCTGGACCTTCGTCGCCAACCGGCCAGATTGGCTGCGTGATCCGGAATATTGGCAGGGGATTACCCGCGACCTCGAAAATAAATTGTCAGACGCCCTTCATGAACGGCTCACGGAGCGTTTCGTTGATCGTCGTACCAGTGTATTGATGCGGCGCCTGCGGGAGAACAGTGTTTTGAATACGGAAATCGGCAAGACCGGCGAAGTGATCGTTGAAGGGCACGCGATCGGTCGCCTGGATGGATTCACCTTCGCGCCCGACACCGCCGAAGCCGGCTCCGAGGCCAAGGCCTTGCAGGCTGCTGCGCAGAAGGCGCTGGCTGGCGAGATCGAGGCACGCGCCGAGAAGCTGTCCAATGCGCCCGACGAGCACATCGTGCTGACCGCCGACGGCACGCTTCGCTGGACGGGCGACGCCGTCGCCAAGCTGGTCGCCGCCGACGACGCGCTGCATCCGCGCCTGCGTATCATTGCCGACGAGCGGCTCACTGGTGCGGCGCGCGACAAGGTGCAGGCACGGCTCGACCTGTGGCTGAAGACGCATGTCGAGAAGCTGCTCGGGCCGCTGTTCGAATTGTCTAAGGCCGAGGACATCACCGGCATCGCGCGGGGCATCGCCTTCCAGCTCGTCGAGGCGCTCGGCGTCATCGAGCGCAATAAGATCGCGGCCGAGATGAAGGATCTCGACCAGCCCTCGCGCGCCACCTTGCGCAAATATGGCGTGCGTTTCGGCGCCTATCACATCTACGTCCCGGCGCTGCTCAAGCCTGCCGCACGCGCGCTCGCGGCGCTGCTATGGGCCGAGAAGCAGGGCAATGTCGACATGTCCGCCCTGACCGGCGCGCAGCATCTGGCGAGCTCGGGCCGCACCTCCTTCCCCGTCGACAAGGCCCTGCCGCGCGATGCCTATCGCGTGCTTGGCTACAAGCAGGCAGGTGAGCGCGCCGTACGCGTCGACATCCTGGAGCGGCTCGCCGACCTGATTCGTCCCGCGCTGGCCTGGCGCGAGACTACGCAGGGCGAGAAGCCGGCCGGTGCCTTCGATGGCCGTGGCTTCGTGGTGACGCAGGCGATGACCTCACTGACCGGCTCGGCCGGCGAGGACTTCGCCTCGATCCTGCGCGCGCTCGGCTACCGCATGGAAAAGCGGCCGCCCTTGCCGCCGAAGCCGGTTGAAAAGCCGGTCGAGGCGGCTGCGCCTGATGAGGCGCCGGCCGAAACGGCAGCGGCGGAGACAGCCGCTGCCCAGCCGGACGCGCAGGTGCCGACCGTGGCGGAGGCTGCCGTCGCGCCCGTTACCGAGCAAGTCATGGATGCGCCTGCTGAGCCGCAGGTCGAGACCACGGCGGCCTCTGCGCTGTCGTCCTTGCCGACCGTCGATTTCGTCGCTCCGGCGCCGGCCGAAGAGTTGCCTGTCGTCGAGACGTCTGAGGACGCCGCTGCGACCGAGGCCGCGCAACCGGCTTCCGTCGAGGTGGCCGCCGCTGATGCGCCTCAGGCAGAGGCCGCGCAGCAGGTCGTTCCGGCCGACGGCGCGACCGCCGAAGCTTCCGCGGCCGAGCCGGCTGCAGATGCGGCCGAGGCCGCGCCCGCCGCCGAGCCTGTGCTGGTTGAGGTCTGGCGTCCCGGCGGACGGTCGGAAGAGCGCCGTCCGCGCCATGAGCACCATCAGCGCAACCGGCATCGTCCGCAGCACGACCGTGGCCAGGCGGCTCCTGGTGAGCAGCCCGCCGCGGGTGCTGCGCCCGCCGAGGGCGAGGGTCGCGAGCGCCATCATCGCGGCCATGGCCGCCGGGACCGGGTCAAGGAGTTCGGCAAGGATTTTCGCAAGGGACCGCCGCGCGAAGGGTCCGAGGCCCCTGCTGCCGAGGGCGCGCCCGCGCGCGACGATCGCGGCCCGCGCCGCGATCACGACGCCAAGGGGCGCGATCAGGGACGCGACCAGAATCGCGACCGCAACAAAGGCGGAAAATTCGGTGGTGACCGCGAGGGACGCGGCGGCCGCGATTTCGGCAAGGGCGGCCGCGACAAGCGCGACGGCGGCCCGGCCTTGCGGCCCTACGCGTCGAGCGGTGGTGGCGGTCGCGACCGCGACCGACCCGTCGATCCGAACTCGCCGTTCGCCAAATTGGCTGCCCTCAAGGAGCAGCTGGCCGCGAACAACCGCAAGGACTGACGAGAAGGACAACGCCCACGTCCGACACCCCGTCAGAGCGCCAGCGCCTCGATAAATGGCTGTGGCATGCGCGCGTGGTGAAGGCCCGCACCAGCGCCGCAGCGCTGGTCTCGTCAGGCCATGTCCGCGTCAATGGCGTGCGCGAGACGTCGCCGGGCCACGGCGTGAAAACCGGCGATGTGCTGACGATCGCGCTCGATCGCAGCGTGCGCGTGCTGAAGGTGACGGGCTTCGCCGAGCGGCGCGGCGACGCGGCCTCAGTGCGCGGCCTCTATGATGATCTCGACGGTGCCGGACGCAGCTGACGGTTTGGGTCTGCGCAACTTCAATTCAGTTCTTCGCCCTGCTTCACTTGCGGCACACCACGTCCTGCGCTAGTGCAGGCTTGCCGATTTGTTGATCCGTTCCGGAGCGCTGGATGACTTACGTCGTCACCGAAAACTGCATCAAGTGCAAATATACCGATTGCGTTGAGGTCTGCCCGGTAGACTGTTTCTACGAAGGCGAAAACATGCTCGTCATTCATCCGGACGAATGCATCGATTGCGGCGTGTGCGAACCCGAATGCCCGGCCGATGCGATCAAGCCGGATACCGAGCCGGGTCTGGAGAAGTGGCTGGGCGTCAATGCCGAATATGCCAAGTCCTGGCCGAACATCACCCAGAAGAAGGATCCGCCGGGCGATGCCAAGGAGCACGACGGCGAGGACGGAAAATTCGAGAAATATTTTTCGTCGAAGGCCGGAGCCGGGGACTAGCCCATCATGCGGCTACCGGCGCTCTACAAGCGCCGCGCGGGCGGGCGGCGGACGCCAGCTGATCGGGAATGCCACGCGGAAACAATGGCCTAGGGTGTATCTTGCGATGCAGGAACAAGCCCGGCAGATGTGTACGATTCTGGCACGCGTCACTTAACCCTAACTTCGCGGAGCCGTCACAATACCGCCCTTGGAGCCTCTAAATCATTGATTTTTGCGGGAAATGTGCTATATATGGCACATTCTCAGAGCCGAACCCGGCCATGCGTATACTTTTTTGGCCGCCCTTTTAGGTTCCCGCAACATCAAACAGGGGCGTGGCAGTTCCGCGCGCAGGCTGTGTCACAGAAAACGCGTAAAAAGAGTGCTTCCAAGAGTACAAAAAAAGCCGCCGCGGCCAGCCGCAGCGTTTCCAAGGGCCGTGCCCGGGCTCCTGTAAAGGAGATTCGGGCTGCCGCAAAGGCCTCGGCTGCCAAGTCCACCAAGAACAAAAGAAGCGCAATGCCTGAAAAGACTGCCAAGACTGCCGCGAAAGCATCCGCCGCGAAGACCACTCTTGCAAAGGACTCGGTTGCCAAGGCCGCCCCGGCCAAGGCTGCCGCTGCGCCCAAGGCCACCAAGACGGCCGTTCCTGCTGCTGCCCCTGCTGCCGCCAAGCCCCCCGTTGCCGCCAAGCCGGCTGCCCCCGCTGCGGCCGCGCCGCGCGTCGAGGAGAAGAAATTGCCGACTCAGCGCCAGGGCTTCAAGACCAACGAATTCGTCGTCTACCCCGCTCACGGCGTCGGCCAGATCCTGGCCATCGAGGAGCAGGAGATCGCGGGCGCCAAGCTCGAGCTGTTCGTCATCAACTTCATCAAGGACAAGATGACGTTGCGCGTGCCGACCGCCAAGGTCGCCAATGTCGGCATGCGCAAGCTGTCCGACCCGGCGCTGGTCAAGAAGGCACTGGAGACGCTGAAGGGCCGCGCCCGCGTGAAGCGCACGATGTGGTCGCGCCGCGCCCAGGAGTACGAAGCGAAGATCAATTCGGGCGACATCGTCGCGATCGCCGAGGTCGTGCGCGACCTGTATCGCTCGGAGTCGCAGCCGGAGCAGTCCTACAGCGAACGTCAGCTGTATGAAGCCGCGCTGGATCGCCTGTCGCGCGAGATCGCGGTCGTGCAGCACTCGACCGAGACCGAAGCCGTCAAGGAGATCGAAACGCAGCTCGCCAAGAGCCCGCGCCGCGGCGCCAAGACCGAAGCCGACGCTGTCGCCGAGGGCGATGCCGACGCCGAGAGTGATGCCGACGATATCGACGGCGACGACACCGCCGTGGCGGATGAGGCTGCCTGATCGATCGCTAGCTCGTTTTCCAATTAGTTGCTTACGAAAGCCCGGCCGCGAGGTCGGGCTTTTTGTTTGGTGCCAGTCTGTCTGCCGGCCGTCCGCACGATCGGTACAGCCTCCGGGCTCGCTGCCCTCGTGCTCGCCTCCACGACGGCTCTGGCCTCTCAGCGATGGCTGGGGCGCGCGCTGGTGCCAAGCGCTCCATTGTCGTCCCGGCGAACGCCGGGACCCATAACCACAGAATGTCGTGGTTGCGGGAGGTGGACGCTCCAGCAGGCTCAGCAACGGAAAGCGGTGGTTATGGGTCCCGGCTCAAGGCCGGGACGACACCTGTCGATTGCGCATGGTCAGTGCCATGCATCTGATAGTTGGACGCGGAGCATGATCGCGAGACGTAGCGACGGCGCTCACTCCACCACGATCTTCACGCGATCGCGGACCTTGACCTGGGCGCGGGCGTCGAGGCCGTTGAGGACGCGGAAGCGCTCGATCGGGCGGTCGACGCCGGTCATGCGGTGGGCGAGGGACTCGACGGTGTCGCCGGGCTGCACGGTGATGACCTTGATGCGCAGCGGCCGGGCCGACTGGATCTCCTCCAGGCTGAGCCGGCGGAACGAGTTCACCGTCTCCCGCGCATTGCGCTCGCTCTCGGTGGTCTTCTGGCGCGAGGCGAAGATGAAGCGGTAGACGTCGCTGCCGACCCGCAGCGCGTAGACCTTGAACTGCCAGGGATCGCCGCTGGCGCTGGTGGAGGCCGCCGGGAAGCCGTTGATTGTCAGCTCCTCGGTCGACGATCTGTCGACGTTCTCCATCCAGCCGGAATTGAGATAGTCGCCCAGCGTCTGCTGAGCCGGCACACGCACCACGTCGAAGCGCATCGCCTGGGCGCCGCCCTCGCGGACGCCGATCACCGCCTGGGCGGTGTTGTCGAGCGTGAAGTTCTCCGGCGCCTGGAACGTGAAGCCGAGCTTCGGATGCAGGAAGCGGCGGCCGCGCACGAAGCCCTCGCTCGGGTCCTCGCCATAGACGATGTTGTCGACCGCGGCGAGATAGGTTTCGCGGTCGTGCTCCTTGGCGTCCGCCGAGACGTATTGCTTGGCGATCGCCGCGGCGTTCTGGACGCGCTCGGGCGTGGCCGGGTGCGACGACAGGAAGTCCTGCGCCCGCGGGTCGATTGCGACCTTACCGGCCTTCAGCTCGGCGTTGCGTTCCATCGAGGTCAGGAACCGCGCCGCGCCATAGGGATCGAACTTCGCCTTGGCGGAGATCCCGACGCCGATGCCGTCGGCCTCGAACTCCTGCGTGCGCGAGAAGCTCGCCATCGTCAGCTTGGTCTTGGCCAGCGCCAGTGCGGTGAGATCCGGATCGTTGCCCATATCGGACACGACGCGGGTGACCACCGCGGCCTGGCGCGCCTGATCCTCGCGGATCGCGGCGTGGCGGGCCAGCACATGCGCCATCTCGTGGCTCAGCACCGAGGAGAGCTCGGAGGTGTCGTTAGCGAGCGCGATCAGGCCGCGCGTGACGTAGAGCTGGCCGGTCGGCAGCGCGAAGGCGTTCACTGCGCCGGAGTTGAGGATGGTGACCTTGTAGCCCTGGTCCGGCCTGTCCGACACGGCCACCAGCCGATCGACGATCCGGCCGATCAGCGCCTCGAGCTGGGGATCCTCATAGGCACCGCCGTAAGTTGCAAGGATGCGTTCATGCTCGCGGTCGCTCGCTGGCGTGGTCTGTACGATCGCCGGCTTGGGCCGCGGCGTCGGCATTGGCGCCGTCGCCTGCTGCAACTTGCCCATGTCGCTGCAACCGGCCAGCGCGAGCCCCAGGCACAGCAACGCCGGTGCGATCCGCGAACCGCAGTTCACTACCAACATGCGCCTTCGAACAGACAGGTCCACGTCGCTACTCACGTACCCTCAGCGGTCAATTGCCGCTCAAAATCTCAATCTGCGCGCTCTGCGTCAGTTCCAGCCTCGGACCCGCATGCGCTTCAATCCAACCGCGCACCCGAACCTGCCGATTCGCAAGTGATTTGACGTCGATGCCGGCACCTTCCAATACCGCCATCATACGCTTTGGAATAATCACAGCGAAGCCCCGTGTCCAGTTACGAGCGAAGTTCAGATAGGTCGTTGTCCCTGCCTGTCGTACGGACAACACCTTCCCTTCGACAACCGTAAATAGCCCTACGCCAGCCAAAATATCGTCTGGACTTTCAGCGTTTTTTATGACGGTCCCCATATTCCAGAGCCCCCGTCGCGCAGCCCGCGCCTCGGTCTCCGCCGCAGCCAGGCTGAGGGCGCAGTCGCGGTCAGGCAGGTCGATGCCGCGGAGCACGGCGCCCTGCCGCAGCAGTTCGCTCTGGGCGGATTGGTCGGCACCGGCGACGAAGGCGAAGGCGCGCTGCCGGCCGTAGCGGTCCGGTGCGTCATCGTCGCCGCGCAGCACGATGTCGCGGTCGCGCAGCAGCGCGACGAGCGCGTCCGTCGCCGCCGCGCGATGCTCGGGCGCTGGCGCCTCGATGCCGGCGAGCCGGATCTCGCGGCCATCGCTCAGGCGCACGCTGCGCGCATCGACGATCTCGCTGACATGACCGTCGCCAAGCTCGGCGAACGTGCAGGGAGCGCCAAGGCCCGTCGATGCCGTCACGACCACGACGGCCGATGCCGCGATGGCCGTCGCAACCGGCGTCACGCCGGCGAGCCTTGGTCTGCAGATCATCATGCGTGCACGCGCCATGCCGCATCATCGCACGAAATTTGCGTTCCACTGAGCGGAAAACAGCGGCATCCGAGCGCTTTGTTAGGCGCTTGCCGCATGCGTGGGCCTGCGCCATGATGTCAACTATCAACGAGGCCGTCGCCACGCAGCGGCGTGCCCGGCTGGGAGGATATCGATGAGCAGATCCATTCGCGGCGCGGCAGCGTCATTGATCGTGCTGGCCGCGGCGCTGACGCTGTCGGCCACCGCGGCGCTGGCGCAGAGCAAGCCGCCGCTGAAGATCGGCGGCATTCTCGACATGTCGAGCCTCTACGCCGACATCACGGGCCCCGGCAGCGAGGCCGCGGCGAAGATGGCGGTCGAGGATTTCGGCGGCGAGGTGCTGGGACGCAAGATCGAGGTGATCGCGGCCGACCATCTCAACAAGGCCGATCTCGCCGCCAACATCGCGCGCGACATGCTCGACAATCAGGGCGTCGAGATGATCTGGGACGTCGCGGCCTCGGCCACCGCGCTCGCCGCCGGCGAGATCGCCAAGGCGCGTAACAAGATCATCATCTTCAACGGCCCGGGCTCTGTGCGCCTCTCCAACGAGGCCTGCGGCCCGTACACCGTGCACTACGTCTTCGACACGTTTGCGCAGGCCAACGTCACCGGCCTCGCGGCCGTGAAGTCCGGCCTCGACAGCTGGTTCTTCCTCACCGCCGACTACGCGTTCGGCCAGGACCTCGAGAAGGACACCAGCGCGGTGGTGGTGAAGTCGGGCGGCAAGGTGCTCGGCAGCGTGCGCCATCCGCTCAACACCTCGGACTTCTCCTCATTCCTGCTGCAGGCCCAGGCCTCCAAGGCCAAGGTGATCGGGCTCGCCAATGCCGGCGGCGACACCATCAACGCGATCAAGCAGGCGGCGGAGTTCGGCATCAGCAAGAGCGGCCAGAAGCTGTCGCCGCTGCTCGCCTTCGTCTCCGACATCGACAGCGTCGGGCTGGAGACGGCGCAGGGGCTCCTGGTGGCGGAAGCGTTTTATTGGGATCTCAACGACGACACCCGCGCCTTCACCAAGCGTTTCATGGAGCGCACCAGGCGCGTGCCGACCTCTGCGCAGGCCGGCGTGTATTCCTCGGTGACGCACTATCTCCAGGCCGTGAAGGCCGCGGGCACCACCGATCCCGACGCCGTCATGAAGCTGATGCGCGCGACCCCGATCAACGACATGTTCGCGAAGGGCGGGCGGATCCGCGAGGACGGCCGGATGGTGCACGACATGTATCTGTTCGAGGTGAAGAAGCCGTCGGAGTCCAAGGGCAAATCCGACGACTACAAGCTGCTCGCGACCGTGCCAGGCAACGAGGCGTTCCAGTCGCTGGAGTTGTCGCGTTGTCCGCTGGTGAAGAAATGACCTTTGGACGGCCGTGGAGCGGGTCCGCCCACGGCTTCCGTCGTTCCGGGGCAACGCGCCAGCGTTGAACCCGGAGCCTCGACATGAGTCCATCATCTCGGGATTCCGGGTTCGACGCTGACGCGTCGCCCCGGAATGACGGGTCCACAACTCGGATATCGGAGCATCAGCCATGACCAACACCGCCGTCCTGCAGCACCTCGATGCCGGCCTGCTCACGATCACGATGAACCGCCCCGAGCGGCGCAATGCGCTGAACAGCGACATGACCAAAGGCCTGGTCGAGGCGGCGCAGCGCGCGGCCAACGATCCGGACGTGCGCGCCGTGCTGCTCAAGGGCGCCGGCGGCACGTTCTGCGTCGGCGGCGACGTCAAGGCGATGGCCGAGGCCAAGACGGCTCCGTCGTTCGAGACCAAGGCGACGACCTTGCGCGAGCGCATGGAGGTGTCCCGGCTCTTGCACCAGATGCGGAAGCCGGTCGTCGCGCAGATCGATGGCGCCGCGGCCGGCGCCGGACTGTCGATCGCACTCGCCTGCGATCTCCGCGTCGCCGGCGAATCCGCCAAGATCACGACGGCCTTCGCCAAGGTGGGACTGTCAGGCGATTTCGGCGGCACCTACTTCCTCACCCAGCTGCTCGGCAGCGCCAAGGCGCGCGAGCTGTACCTGACCTCGCCGATCCTCTCCGCGCGCGAAGCCCTGGCGCTGGGCATGGTGACGAAGGTGGTGCCCGACGCC
Proteins encoded in this window:
- a CDS encoding M48 family metalloprotease; this encodes MLVVNCGSRIAPALLCLGLALAGCSDMGKLQQATAPMPTPRPKPAIVQTTPASDREHERILATYGGAYEDPQLEALIGRIVDRLVAVSDRPDQGYKVTILNSGAVNAFALPTGQLYVTRGLIALANDTSELSSVLSHEMAHVLARHAAIREDQARQAAVVTRVVSDMGNDPDLTALALAKTKLTMASFSRTQEFEADGIGVGISAKAKFDPYGAARFLTSMERNAELKAGKVAIDPRAQDFLSSHPATPERVQNAAAIAKQYVSADAKEHDRETYLAAVDNIVYGEDPSEGFVRGRRFLHPKLGFTFQAPENFTLDNTAQAVIGVREGGAQAMRFDVVRVPAQQTLGDYLNSGWMENVDRSSTEELTINGFPAASTSASGDPWQFKVYALRVGSDVYRFIFASRQKTTESERNARETVNSFRRLSLEEIQSARPLRIKVITVQPGDTVESLAHRMTGVDRPIERFRVLNGLDARAQVKVRDRVKIVVE
- a CDS encoding thermonuclease family protein; protein product: MARARMMICRPRLAGVTPVATAIAASAVVVVTASTGLGAPCTFAELGDGHVSEIVDARSVRLSDGREIRLAGIEAPAPEHRAAATDALVALLRDRDIVLRGDDDAPDRYGRQRAFAFVAGADQSAQSELLRQGAVLRGIDLPDRDCALSLAAAETEARAARRGLWNMGTVIKNAESPDDILAGVGLFTVVEGKVLSVRQAGTTTYLNFARNWTRGFAVIIPKRMMAVLEGAGIDVKSLANRQVRVRGWIEAHAGPRLELTQSAQIEILSGN
- a CDS encoding CarD family transcriptional regulator, whose amino-acid sequence is MPEKTAKTAAKASAAKTTLAKDSVAKAAPAKAAAAPKATKTAVPAAAPAAAKPPVAAKPAAPAAAAPRVEEKKLPTQRQGFKTNEFVVYPAHGVGQILAIEEQEIAGAKLELFVINFIKDKMTLRVPTAKVANVGMRKLSDPALVKKALETLKGRARVKRTMWSRRAQEYEAKINSGDIVAIAEVVRDLYRSESQPEQSYSERQLYEAALDRLSREIAVVQHSTETEAVKEIETQLAKSPRRGAKTEADAVAEGDADAESDADDIDGDDTAVADEAA
- the fdxA gene encoding ferredoxin FdxA; the protein is MTYVVTENCIKCKYTDCVEVCPVDCFYEGENMLVIHPDECIDCGVCEPECPADAIKPDTEPGLEKWLGVNAEYAKSWPNITQKKDPPGDAKEHDGEDGKFEKYFSSKAGAGD
- a CDS encoding RNA-binding S4 domain-containing protein, with protein sequence MTRRTTPTSDTPSERQRLDKWLWHARVVKARTSAAALVSSGHVRVNGVRETSPGHGVKTGDVLTIALDRSVRVLKVTGFAERRGDAASVRGLYDDLDGAGRS
- a CDS encoding helicase-related protein; translation: MAFSSSSAASPFERASDRASDRAPGSGVTAVLGPTNTGKTHLAIERMLAHSSGIIGLPLRLLAREVYNKIADRVGSETVALITGEEKIKPKSPRYWVSTVEAMPRDLDVSFLAVDEIQIASDLERGHVFTDRILNRRGRDETLLLGAATMRPIIERLLPGASMVTRPRLSQLEFAGDRKITRQPRRTAIVAFSADEVYAIAELIRRQHGGAAVVLGSLSPRTRNAQVAMFQNGDVDYLVATDAIGMGLNLDVDHVAFASDRKYDGYQFRRLTPSEFAQIAGRAGRATRNGTFGTTGRCAPFEPELVNALQNHTFDSVKMLQWRNSKLDFASLSALQVSLALAPGHEVLTRAPIAEDLRVLDHAARDAEVRDMAHGAAAVERLWETCQIPDYRRLSPAAHAELVTTVFGFLMQKGRIPDAWYAAQVDQADRTDGDIDTLSGRIAQIRTWTFVANRPDWLRDPEYWQGITRDLENKLSDALHERLTERFVDRRTSVLMRRLRENSVLNTEIGKTGEVIVEGHAIGRLDGFTFAPDTAEAGSEAKALQAAAQKALAGEIEARAEKLSNAPDEHIVLTADGTLRWTGDAVAKLVAADDALHPRLRIIADERLTGAARDKVQARLDLWLKTHVEKLLGPLFELSKAEDITGIARGIAFQLVEALGVIERNKIAAEMKDLDQPSRATLRKYGVRFGAYHIYVPALLKPAARALAALLWAEKQGNVDMSALTGAQHLASSGRTSFPVDKALPRDAYRVLGYKQAGERAVRVDILERLADLIRPALAWRETTQGEKPAGAFDGRGFVVTQAMTSLTGSAGEDFASILRALGYRMEKRPPLPPKPVEKPVEAAAPDEAPAETAAAETAAAQPDAQVPTVAEAAVAPVTEQVMDAPAEPQVETTAASALSSLPTVDFVAPAPAEELPVVETSEDAAATEAAQPASVEVAAADAPQAEAAQQVVPADGATAEASAAEPAADAAEAAPAAEPVLVEVWRPGGRSEERRPRHEHHQRNRHRPQHDRGQAAPGEQPAAGAAPAEGEGRERHHRGHGRRDRVKEFGKDFRKGPPREGSEAPAAEGAPARDDRGPRRDHDAKGRDQGRDQNRDRNKGGKFGGDREGRGGRDFGKGGRDKRDGGPALRPYASSGGGGRDRDRPVDPNSPFAKLAALKEQLAANNRKD
- a CDS encoding ABC transporter substrate-binding protein; its protein translation is MSRSIRGAAASLIVLAAALTLSATAALAQSKPPLKIGGILDMSSLYADITGPGSEAAAKMAVEDFGGEVLGRKIEVIAADHLNKADLAANIARDMLDNQGVEMIWDVAASATALAAGEIAKARNKIIIFNGPGSVRLSNEACGPYTVHYVFDTFAQANVTGLAAVKSGLDSWFFLTADYAFGQDLEKDTSAVVVKSGGKVLGSVRHPLNTSDFSSFLLQAQASKAKVIGLANAGGDTINAIKQAAEFGISKSGQKLSPLLAFVSDIDSVGLETAQGLLVAEAFYWDLNDDTRAFTKRFMERTRRVPTSAQAGVYSSVTHYLQAVKAAGTTDPDAVMKLMRATPINDMFAKGGRIREDGRMVHDMYLFEVKKPSESKGKSDDYKLLATVPGNEAFQSLELSRCPLVKK
- a CDS encoding enoyl-CoA hydratase, whose translation is MTNTAVLQHLDAGLLTITMNRPERRNALNSDMTKGLVEAAQRAANDPDVRAVLLKGAGGTFCVGGDVKAMAEAKTAPSFETKATTLRERMEVSRLLHQMRKPVVAQIDGAAAGAGLSIALACDLRVAGESAKITTAFAKVGLSGDFGGTYFLTQLLGSAKARELYLTSPILSAREALALGMVTKVVPDAEVEAAARELAMSLAQGPSVTLGYIKRNINNAETMTLEACFDAEAVHHSRCSDTEDHKEAARAFVEKRVPVFKGH